In the genome of Coraliomargarita algicola, one region contains:
- a CDS encoding endo-1,3-alpha-glucanase family glycosylhydrolase, with the protein MINLYLTSIVLLLSIPFMNILAMDKATPAIDWPSIEETARQFVEQESPDSVWPFEHSTYQHVKSDKKVFAHFFSPFPLSFDNKATGEDAYSQLHLSPEGSDKYLKGRGGYIVGGGGTLRQRPLPVNQWDSPDWKRINLAIEVLRAERIGLDGFTYDMLGVSPDNEHRRILEMLLEVSERVAPDFKIALMPDMNAELKSKADILVDVLLDLTHYKSLYYVEDGRLLVAPYNAFKQPKEYWKVLIKKMKDAGHPIAFLPVQVGYEHLDKNGVLYQNIIYGLTDWGFRDIDYAEQYDFRNSKQAASPYTDKWMFPVAPQDVRSKSLIAWEAENTRTFRYLWDAAIKGDSQYVQLVTWNDYSEASEISPSSGSQFAYYDLTAYYTTWFKTGTPPAIKEDAIYYTHRAQIFPFPEGVVAEKQRKPFGNAGKTPFINNVEMVALLTEPAVIEIEQNGQEFRANTAAGLATLSVPVQEGRPVFRIIRDQEIVLETESNWEVKLGGAVENPVYHGGSSTRPFTPTPAYGEY; encoded by the coding sequence ATGATTAATCTGTACCTTACATCAATTGTACTCCTATTGAGTATCCCCTTTATGAATATTCTCGCGATGGATAAGGCAACGCCAGCAATCGACTGGCCGAGCATCGAAGAGACGGCCCGCCAGTTCGTCGAACAAGAATCTCCAGATTCTGTTTGGCCATTTGAACATTCTACATATCAGCACGTAAAGTCAGACAAAAAAGTCTTTGCACACTTTTTCTCCCCCTTTCCCCTGTCCTTTGATAACAAAGCTACTGGCGAGGACGCTTACAGTCAATTACACCTCAGTCCAGAAGGCAGTGACAAGTATTTAAAAGGGCGTGGAGGTTATATTGTCGGTGGAGGGGGCACCTTGCGGCAACGACCACTACCAGTCAACCAATGGGATAGTCCCGACTGGAAGCGTATTAACCTAGCAATTGAAGTACTCCGTGCGGAAAGAATCGGCTTAGATGGGTTCACATACGATATGCTCGGCGTCTCACCCGATAACGAACACCGCCGAATTTTAGAGATGCTCTTAGAAGTGAGTGAACGAGTTGCCCCTGACTTCAAAATTGCACTCATGCCAGACATGAATGCCGAGCTAAAATCCAAAGCAGATATCCTTGTAGACGTGCTACTCGATCTCACGCACTATAAATCACTCTATTATGTAGAGGACGGACGCCTGCTGGTCGCACCCTACAATGCATTTAAACAACCAAAGGAATACTGGAAAGTCCTCATCAAAAAAATGAAGGATGCTGGTCATCCGATTGCATTCCTCCCTGTTCAAGTTGGATACGAGCATCTAGATAAAAACGGCGTATTGTATCAGAATATTATTTATGGTCTAACCGACTGGGGCTTCCGCGACATCGACTATGCTGAGCAATATGATTTCAGAAATTCAAAACAAGCTGCCAGCCCATACACAGACAAGTGGATGTTTCCTGTCGCCCCTCAAGATGTACGCTCTAAGTCACTCATCGCCTGGGAAGCCGAAAACACTCGCACATTCCGCTACCTTTGGGACGCGGCCATCAAGGGCGACTCTCAATATGTCCAACTCGTTACATGGAACGACTACTCGGAGGCATCCGAAATTTCCCCCTCTTCAGGCTCTCAGTTTGCCTACTACGATCTGACTGCATACTATACGACTTGGTTTAAAACGGGCACGCCTCCGGCAATCAAGGAAGATGCAATCTACTACACACACCGTGCGCAAATTTTCCCATTTCCCGAAGGAGTGGTCGCCGAGAAACAGCGTAAGCCATTCGGTAACGCGGGCAAAACCCCTTTCATCAATAACGTGGAGATGGTCGCTTTGTTGACAGAACCGGCAGTGATCGAAATTGAGCAAAACGGACAGGAATTCAGAGCTAACACAGCAGCAGGCCTTGCCACACTATCCGTTCCAGTTCAGGAAGGACGCCCCGTCTTCCGTATCATTCGTGATCAAGAGATCGTACTTGAGACTGAGAGTAACTGGGAGGTCAAACTCGGCGGTGCGGTGGAAAACCCAGTCTACCACGGTGGGTCAAGCACACGTCCCTTCACCCCGACTCCCGCTTACGGGGAATATTGA
- a CDS encoding GDSL-type esterase/lipase family protein: MKYNSSLLIPFLLMCSMLFAGNQTNDICLTDSGLASLERKPDADPLRYLDYVKNLQKAVKIAQDEERPIVLCIGSSSFRRWAAQEALPEFRVINFGFGGSRFSDVNALWSYLIPPVKPDYILIYEGDNDVVVGKSVFQVYEDFLETMGRLQAEFPDSKIIIVPVKPSPNRVKFWPKAQSLNAAMKVYATSRENITMVEGAHVGLLDEAGIPHPQLYLDDGIHFTEEGYAVWNVNIRASLLKLSTKDL; encoded by the coding sequence ATGAAATACAATTCAAGCCTTCTTATCCCATTTCTCCTAATGTGCAGCATGCTATTTGCAGGCAATCAAACCAATGATATTTGCTTAACAGATAGCGGACTTGCTTCTCTCGAAAGAAAACCAGATGCGGACCCCTTGAGATACCTCGACTACGTAAAAAACTTACAAAAGGCGGTTAAAATAGCGCAGGATGAAGAACGCCCAATTGTTCTTTGTATTGGGAGCAGCAGCTTTCGTAGATGGGCCGCACAGGAAGCCTTACCTGAGTTCAGAGTCATCAACTTCGGATTCGGTGGTTCTAGATTTTCCGACGTCAATGCCTTGTGGAGTTATCTAATTCCGCCAGTCAAACCTGATTACATACTCATTTATGAAGGTGACAACGACGTGGTTGTCGGAAAAAGTGTATTTCAGGTGTATGAAGATTTCCTGGAGACCATGGGCCGCTTACAGGCTGAGTTTCCGGATAGTAAAATTATAATTGTCCCGGTCAAACCAAGCCCGAATCGAGTCAAATTTTGGCCAAAGGCTCAAAGTCTAAATGCGGCCATGAAAGTTTACGCAACATCACGTGAGAATATTACGATGGTGGAAGGGGCCCATGTTGGCCTATTGGATGAGGCAGGCATACCACACCCACAGCTTTATCTTGATGATGGCATTCATTTCACCGAAGAAGGCTATGCCGTCTGGAACGTAAACATACGTGCCTCCCTACTGAAATTATCAACTAAAGACCTATAA